One Gemmatimonadetes bacterium T265 genomic region harbors:
- a CDS encoding alpha/beta hydrolase: MPVTPAFGAAARGGARRSAKPTVVLVHGAFADGSSWQNVIAILQRDGYPVVAVQNQLASLAGDIATTKRVIDAESKKGPVVVVGHSYGGAVITGAASGNTDVKALVYIAAYAPDAGESLGALNDRFAPSALPTSLAPDAAGFLYITRAKFRNAFCADVRAPQADVMWATQKPLAASTFGESLQAPAWKTIPSWYLVSQNDQAINPDLERFMAKRIGAHTTEVASSHVSFISHPAAVVRLIEQAATANAATANAATANAATASN; encoded by the coding sequence ATGCCCGTCACCCCCGCGTTCGGCGCGGCGGCCCGGGGCGGCGCCCGCCGCAGCGCGAAGCCGACCGTCGTGCTCGTGCACGGCGCGTTCGCCGACGGGTCGAGCTGGCAGAACGTGATCGCGATCCTCCAGCGCGACGGCTACCCGGTCGTCGCGGTCCAGAATCAGCTCGCCTCGCTCGCGGGCGACATCGCGACGACGAAGCGGGTGATCGACGCCGAATCGAAGAAGGGACCCGTCGTCGTCGTCGGCCACTCGTACGGCGGCGCGGTGATCACCGGGGCCGCGTCCGGCAACACCGACGTTAAGGCGCTGGTCTACATCGCCGCGTACGCCCCCGACGCCGGCGAGTCGCTCGGCGCGCTCAACGACCGGTTCGCCCCGTCGGCGCTGCCCACCTCGCTCGCGCCCGACGCCGCCGGCTTCCTCTACATCACGCGCGCGAAGTTCCGCAACGCGTTCTGCGCCGACGTCCGCGCCCCACAGGCCGACGTGATGTGGGCGACGCAGAAGCCGCTCGCCGCTTCGACGTTCGGCGAGTCGCTCCAGGCGCCCGCGTGGAAGACGATCCCGTCGTGGTACCTGGTCTCGCAGAACGACCAGGCGATCAACCCCGACCTGGAGCGCTTCATGGCGAAGCGGATCGGCGCCCACACGACGGAGGTCGCGTCGAGTCACGTCTCCTTCATCTCGCACCCCGCGGCCGTCGTCCGGCTGATCGAGCAGGCGGCGACCGCGAACGCGGCGACGGCGAACGCGGCGACGGCGAACGCGGCGACCGCGTCGAATTAG
- a CDS encoding chloroperoxidase: MPTITTQDGTEIFYKDWGAGQPIVFHHGWPLSSDDWDGQLMFFLQHGYRVVAHDRRGHGRSSQTGTGHDMDTYVADADALAKALDLRDAVHVGHSTGGGEVARYVARCGQPQGRVAKAVLISAVAPLMVKTDANPGGLPIEVFDGVRAGTAFNRAQFYWDFTLPFYGYNRDGAQVSEGVRRNWWRQGMMGSVQAHTLGIKAFSETDFTEDLKAIDVPTLVMHGEDDQVVPFADSGSKSAQLLRNATSKFYPGLPHGMPTTNADQINADLLAFVRS, from the coding sequence ATGCCCACGATCACCACGCAGGACGGCACCGAGATCTTCTACAAGGACTGGGGCGCGGGTCAGCCGATCGTCTTTCACCACGGCTGGCCGCTGAGCAGCGACGACTGGGACGGCCAGCTGATGTTCTTCCTGCAGCACGGCTACCGCGTCGTCGCGCACGACCGCCGCGGGCACGGGCGCTCGAGCCAGACCGGGACCGGCCACGACATGGACACCTACGTCGCCGACGCCGATGCGCTCGCGAAGGCGCTCGACCTGCGCGACGCGGTGCACGTCGGCCACTCCACCGGCGGCGGCGAGGTCGCGCGGTACGTCGCCCGCTGCGGCCAGCCGCAGGGCCGCGTCGCGAAGGCGGTGCTGATCAGCGCGGTTGCACCGCTCATGGTCAAGACCGACGCGAACCCCGGCGGCCTGCCGATCGAGGTCTTCGACGGGGTCCGCGCCGGCACGGCCTTCAACCGGGCGCAGTTCTACTGGGATTTCACGCTGCCGTTCTACGGCTACAACCGGGACGGCGCGCAGGTGTCCGAAGGCGTCCGCCGGAACTGGTGGCGGCAGGGGATGATGGGGAGCGTGCAGGCCCACACCCTCGGCATCAAGGCGTTCTCGGAGACGGACTTCACCGAGGACCTGAAGGCGATCGACGTTCCCACGCTGGTGATGCATGGGGAGGACGACCAGGTCGTGCCGTTCGCGGACTCGGGGTCCAAGTCGGCCCAGCTGCTGCGGAACGCGACGTCGAAGTTCTACCCCGGCCTGCCGCACGGCATGCCGACGACCAACGCCGACCAGATCAACGCCGACCTGCTCGCCTTCGTCCGCAGCTGA